Within the Dechloromonas denitrificans genome, the region CCTGCTCGGCACCAAGACCATCCTCAACGAACTGATCGCCTATCTCGAACTGGCGGCGCTGCCGCCTGAAGCGCTCTCGGCGCGCAGCCGCGTGATCATGACTTACGCGCTATGCGGCTTCGCCAACCTGGGCAGCCTCGGCATCATGATCGGCGGCCTGACCACGATGGTGCCCGAGCGACGCCGGGAAATCCTCGATCTTGGCCCGCGCACGCTGGTCGCCGGCACCCTCGCCACGCTGTCCTGCGGCTGTATCGTCGGCATGCTCTATTAACGCCAGACGGCGCCACGGCCCGAAACGCCGATTGCTTCAGGCCGGCGCAACAGCGCCCCAACTCCCGGGAAAAATTCGCAAAATTCTTTCATCATAAATATCCGATTGCTCAGGCGCCCGGCCTCCTTCACAATGGTCAAGGTACGGCACTCCTAATCCTCCCGCAAACAGGGTGGTCAATCGCAATGGAGACAGACATGGCTAGCTCGAATATCGCGCATCAGTCGCTGACTAGCCGAATCGCGCTGACCGTCCTGACAATTTTCATCATCGGCTTGTGGACGCTATCGTTTTACCTCGGCAAAACGCTTCGCACTGAGCTCGAGGTCTTGCTGAGCGAGCAGCAAATGGGCGTGGCCTCGTCGATAGCCCGTGACGTCAATGAGGAATTGACGGTCCGCCTGGAAGCGCTGGACAAAGTCGCCAGCACGGTCACCCCGGCGATGATGGACGACCCGCATCGGCTGCAGAAATTGCTGGATCAGCGCCTGATATTCCCGACATTGTTCAACGCCGGCAGTTATATCGTTGGCCGGGACGGCATCATCATCGCTGACTATCCGCGCTCGGCGGGCCGCCTAGGCCTCGATTTGCACGACAAACCAACCGTCGGTCGCGCACTCCGCGAAGGAAAAGGCGGCGTCAGCCAGCCGCTGATCGGACCGATCCTGAAAAAGCCGGTATTCAGTCTGGTCAGCCCCATTTTCGACAGCCAGGGCAAGGTCATCGGCGCAATCGGTGGCATTGTCAATCTGGGCCTTCCGACCTTTCTCGACCAGGTCAGCGAAGCCGTTTACGGCAAGACTGGCGAGGTTTTGCTGGTCTCCCCACAGTCCCGCACGATTGTCACGAGCTCCAAAAACGAACGTATTTTCGAGAGGCTTCCCGCCCGCGGCGTCAGTCCGGCAATTGACCGTTACATCGCCGGCGACGAAGGCTATTCGGTCTTGATCAACCCGCTCGGGGTCGAAGTCCTGGTTGCCGTCAAACGAGTGTCCGTCGCCGGTTGGTACGTCGCCGTTACCTTGCCAACAGTCGAAGCCTTTGCCCCGGTGGCCACCATGCAGCGACACATGCTCGGCGGCACGCTGCTCCTTACTTTGTTCGCGACATGCCTGACCTGGTGGGCGATGCGACGGCAATTGACGCCCTTGGTCAGCGCCGCCCAGAAAATCAATGCGATGGCCGCCTCGGCCGAGGCTCCGCAACACTTGCCCGTCGTCCGGAACGACGAAGTCGGGACGCTGATTGCCGGATTCAATCGCCTCGTCGATGCGCTGGCCGAACGGGAACAACTGGTCGGGGAAGCCAAGACAACTCTCGAAGCGGCGCTGTCCAGCATGAACGAAGCGGTATTGATCATCGATACCGAGGGGCGCTATATCCACTTCAACGATGCCTTCTTCAGTTTTTTCCGCTTTAACAAGCGGGAGGAATGTTTCGCATCGTTGGCTGATTCGTACCGGGACATCGAGATCTTCTTGCCGACCGGCGAGTCGGTACCCCAGGAGGAATGGGGTACGACCAGAGCACTGCGCGGCGAAAGGGCAATAAACGTCGAACGCACATTGCGCCGACGGGACACTGGTGCAACCTGGATCAGCAGTTTCAATTTCGCACCGATTCGCGACCGGAACAACCGCATCGTTGGCGCCGTCGTCACGGCACGGGACATTACCGAGGCCAAGGCGGCCGAGCAGGCGATCAAGGACCTTAACGCCACCCTGGAAGCAAGGATTGCCGAACGCACGGCCGACCTGGAAATTTCAAACCGCTCGCTGGTCATTGCCATGCAGCAGGCCGAAACGGCAAATCGTGCCAAGAGCGCCTTCATCGCCAACATGAGTCACGAAATCAGAACGCCGCTGAACGCGATCAATGGCATGGCGCAATTGATACGACGGTCAGGGGTAGCGCCGCAGCAGTTGGCAAGACTGGAAAAGA harbors:
- a CDS encoding response regulator; translated protein: MGVASSIARDVNEELTVRLEALDKVASTVTPAMMDDPHRLQKLLDQRLIFPTLFNAGSYIVGRDGIIIADYPRSAGRLGLDLHDKPTVGRALREGKGGVSQPLIGPILKKPVFSLVSPIFDSQGKVIGAIGGIVNLGLPTFLDQVSEAVYGKTGEVLLVSPQSRTIVTSSKNERIFERLPARGVSPAIDRYIAGDEGYSVLINPLGVEVLVAVKRVSVAGWYVAVTLPTVEAFAPVATMQRHMLGGTLLLTLFATCLTWWAMRRQLTPLVSAAQKINAMAASAEAPQHLPVVRNDEVGTLIAGFNRLVDALAEREQLVGEAKTTLEAALSSMNEAVLIIDTEGRYIHFNDAFFSFFRFNKREECFASLADSYRDIEIFLPTGESVPQEEWGTTRALRGERAINVERTLRRRDTGATWISSFNFAPIRDRNNRIVGAVVTARDITEAKAAEQAIKDLNATLEARIAERTADLEISNRSLVIAMQQAETANRAKSAFIANMSHEIRTPLNAINGMAQLIRRSGVAPQQLARLEKIDIASQHLLELINDILDISKIEAGKFAIEAINVNVQSITANVRSILAERAQAKNIKLVIDNAPLPGPLLGDPARLQQGLLNYATNAIKFTAAGTVTLRTRMLANDGDSVLLRFEVEDTGIGIPAETIPRLFQAFEQADNSTTRQYGGTGLGLAITRKLAKFMGGEAGVESTVGIGSTFWFSARLHIGLAKAEAKPLAVADPESVLRNEYAGFSVLIVDDEPINREVAQELLEDTGLLIDTAENGTEAIAKAREANYALILMDMQMPEIDGLEATRQLRASPAYRRTPIIAMTANAYTEDRERCFAAGMNDFLSKPFDPERLYAILVKWLSQDQA